From Chryseobacterium sp. H1D6B, a single genomic window includes:
- a CDS encoding helix-turn-helix transcriptional regulator, giving the protein MDKLSFLEVIAAMAVFVSLLLSVFLLTVKTERKLENRLFAAFLIINAIDISGLFMHLFVDSYNLKAFKISAYLLVMPLFYLYVNAVCYSDFTLKRKHLLHLIPFIAANLMLVPRLYLAEGAAKEDFFTTMWHSPEMFVYQLIGELQFFFYIVGVFLVLKKYKKIYLENYTNPSTLLYKWLSQITVIFLFIHVCIILKNIVRYTQHRDLFIWLNIVAGTVFLLVACWFILKALNYPELFRRIDSTLQPTKDFAETLETENTTDETKRLQIEQLKNFMVEKEPFLDPSLTIQELADQVNIPVRDLSVLINHHLNQHFFDFVNEYRVKKAMTLLKDPTKKEYTVLEILYEVGFNSKSSFHTSFKKYTNQTPTAFRNN; this is encoded by the coding sequence ATGGACAAATTAAGTTTTCTGGAAGTTATTGCTGCGATGGCTGTATTTGTATCGCTCTTGCTTTCCGTATTTTTGTTAACAGTAAAAACAGAAAGAAAACTGGAAAACAGGTTATTTGCAGCGTTTCTTATCATTAATGCCATTGATATCAGCGGACTTTTCATGCACCTTTTTGTGGATAGTTATAATCTGAAAGCTTTCAAAATATCTGCTTACTTATTGGTAATGCCTCTTTTCTATCTATACGTTAATGCCGTCTGTTATTCTGATTTCACCTTAAAAAGAAAGCATCTACTGCATCTTATTCCTTTCATTGCCGCTAATTTAATGTTGGTTCCAAGACTTTATCTGGCTGAAGGTGCTGCCAAAGAAGACTTCTTTACAACGATGTGGCACTCTCCTGAAATGTTTGTGTATCAACTCATTGGAGAGCTGCAGTTTTTCTTTTATATCGTTGGTGTATTTCTTGTTCTTAAAAAATACAAGAAGATTTATCTTGAAAATTATACCAATCCCAGCACCTTGTTATACAAATGGCTGTCTCAGATTACAGTGATTTTCTTATTCATCCATGTATGTATTATTTTAAAAAACATAGTAAGATATACACAGCATAGAGATCTATTTATCTGGTTGAATATTGTTGCGGGAACGGTGTTTTTATTGGTTGCCTGTTGGTTTATATTAAAGGCATTAAATTACCCTGAGCTTTTTCGCAGAATTGATTCTACTTTGCAGCCGACAAAAGATTTTGCCGAAACGCTGGAAACTGAAAATACAACCGACGAAACAAAACGTTTGCAGATCGAACAGCTTAAAAATTTCATGGTTGAAAAAGAACCTTTTTTAGACCCCTCCTTAACGATTCAGGAACTGGCAGATCAGGTGAATATTCCGGTTCGTGATTTGTCTGTATTAATTAACCATCATCTCAATCAGCATTTTTTTGATTTTGTGAATGAATACCGTGTTAAAAAAGCAATGACCCTTCTGAAAGATCCCACGAAAAAAGAATATACCGTGTTAGAAATCTTATATGAAGTAGGTTTCAATTCAAAATCTTCTTTTCATACTT